One segment of Candidatus Methylomirabilota bacterium DNA contains the following:
- the rfaD gene encoding ADP-glyceromanno-heptose 6-epimerase codes for MESALITGGAGFIGSNLALELERRYPDVRITIIDDFRSGDFSNLIGFRGDLVAQDLASLDPLSRFQPGEFQVVFHLASITDTTVTDARQMIWSNVEGFRRVAEFARRSGAPLVYASSAAVYGIRGSGRMQEDQPIHPANVYGFSKMLLENLARRCTDTPGGFRTVGLRYFNVYGPGEAHKGAAASMIYQLAQQIRAGKRPRIFKYGEQARDFVYVKDVVEATLLAAEVDRGGVYNVGSGRSTTFNDVIALLNKALGTDYDPDYFDNPYPFYQPHTEADASLTGVELGYTPRYPIDRGITEYVKRLLEADMGQAAVS; via the coding sequence ATGGAAAGCGCGCTGATTACGGGTGGGGCCGGGTTTATCGGGTCGAATCTGGCCCTGGAGTTGGAGCGGCGATACCCCGATGTCCGGATCACCATCATCGACGATTTCCGCTCCGGCGATTTCAGTAACCTGATCGGGTTTCGAGGCGATCTGGTGGCCCAGGACCTCGCATCGCTGGATCCCTTGAGCCGTTTTCAGCCGGGTGAATTTCAGGTGGTGTTCCATCTGGCCTCGATTACCGATACCACCGTCACCGATGCGCGACAGATGATCTGGAGCAACGTAGAAGGCTTTCGGCGAGTGGCGGAGTTTGCGCGACGCTCAGGGGCGCCCCTGGTCTATGCCTCTTCGGCTGCCGTCTACGGTATCCGTGGTTCAGGCCGAATGCAGGAGGATCAGCCGATCCACCCTGCGAATGTGTACGGCTTTTCCAAGATGCTTCTGGAGAATCTGGCCAGGCGGTGCACTGATACGCCGGGAGGTTTTAGAACAGTCGGACTCCGATACTTCAATGTGTATGGGCCGGGCGAGGCCCACAAGGGGGCCGCGGCCAGCATGATCTATCAGTTGGCGCAGCAGATTCGAGCGGGGAAGCGGCCGCGGATCTTTAAGTATGGGGAGCAGGCGCGTGACTTTGTCTATGTCAAAGACGTCGTAGAGGCGACGCTGTTGGCCGCCGAGGTCGATCGTGGCGGCGTCTACAACGTCGGCTCGGGGCGCTCGACCACGTTTAATGACGTCATCGCGCTGCTCAATAAAGCCCTCGGGACCGACTACGACCCCGACTACTTTGACAACCCGTACCCGTTCTATCAGCCGCACACCGAGGCCGATGCGAGCCTCACCGGCGTGGAACTGGGCTATACGCCGCGCTATCCCATCGACCGAGGGATTACGGAATACGTCAAGCGGTTGCTGGAAGCCGACATGGGGCAAGCTGCGGTATCATGA
- a CDS encoding DNA polymerase III subunit gamma/tau (catalyzes the DNA-template-directed extension of the 3'-end of a DNA strand; the tau chain serves as a scaffold to help in the dimerizaton of the alpha,epsilon and theta core complex; the gamma chain seems to interact with the delta and delta' subunits to transfer the beta subunit on the DNA) — protein sequence MSYLVLARRWRPQNFDEVVGQQPVTQTLKNAIAKDRVAHALLFTGPRGVGKTTTARILAKALNCERGRTPDPCSQCASCNAIAAGRSVDCLEIDGASNRGIDEVRELREIVRYAPSRDKHKVIIIDEVHMLTEPAFNALLKTLEEPPPGVIFILATTHAHKIPPTILSRCQRHDFRRLGQAEILPRLQQIASEEGAAVSDGAMKAIARAAEGSLRDAQSLLDQVIAYSGDVVGEEDVAIVLGLVEGELLAQTTQAIIERDADHALAVVESLSARGDDLQRFCQELLGHLRDLMISKASKDPAPLLQLSRVPPETIRAQAEVMTLADLETIFQVLSRAEFEMRRAPYPRFVLEMALVEATEVRSIQSLETLLARLAALEAGLPSGHRVDNPEAAALPMFAPGPTAAATAPRAPVDPPSPAPAERATGPRDGWGRVTQALERQKRSLAALLAEPQDVACEGDRLIVVLQNGNAFARSTLDDPEHRRLVAAAAAEVFGRPVTVEYRFQSTGAGLGVGDSTKGAAGGSTNSAMGEGEKPRRPSRLDEAYRRPRAPEQGVVSGRRTAPPDQEALRAHPIVRRAVELFDGQVVRIRAKQPE from the coding sequence ATGTCCTACCTAGTACTCGCCAGGCGGTGGCGGCCGCAGAACTTTGACGAGGTGGTGGGTCAGCAGCCGGTCACCCAGACGCTGAAGAATGCCATCGCCAAAGACCGCGTCGCCCACGCCCTGCTCTTTACCGGCCCGCGCGGGGTCGGTAAGACGACCACCGCCCGCATTCTGGCCAAGGCGCTCAACTGTGAGCGGGGCCGCACCCCCGATCCGTGCAGCCAGTGTGCAAGCTGCAACGCGATCGCAGCGGGCCGCTCCGTCGACTGCCTCGAGATCGACGGCGCCTCCAATCGGGGGATCGATGAGGTGCGGGAACTGCGCGAAATCGTTCGGTATGCCCCGTCGCGCGACAAGCACAAGGTGATCATCATCGATGAGGTCCATATGCTGACCGAACCGGCCTTCAATGCGCTGCTCAAGACGCTTGAGGAGCCGCCGCCCGGGGTCATCTTCATCCTGGCGACCACACATGCGCACAAGATTCCGCCTACCATCCTGTCGCGGTGCCAACGCCACGACTTTCGGCGCCTGGGGCAGGCGGAGATCCTGCCGCGCCTGCAACAGATCGCATCCGAGGAGGGGGCGGCCGTGTCGGACGGCGCCATGAAGGCGATTGCCCGCGCCGCCGAGGGGAGCCTCAGAGACGCCCAAAGCCTGCTGGACCAGGTCATCGCCTATAGCGGCGACGTCGTCGGGGAGGAGGACGTGGCGATCGTGCTGGGGCTGGTGGAGGGAGAGTTGCTGGCGCAGACGACCCAGGCGATCATCGAGCGCGACGCCGACCATGCGCTGGCGGTCGTTGAGTCGCTCAGCGCCAGGGGGGACGACCTGCAGCGGTTCTGCCAGGAGCTGCTGGGCCACCTGCGCGACCTGATGATCTCGAAAGCGAGCAAAGACCCCGCGCCCCTGCTGCAGTTGAGCCGCGTACCGCCGGAGACGATTCGAGCGCAGGCCGAGGTGATGACGCTTGCGGATCTCGAAACCATCTTTCAGGTGCTGAGTCGGGCCGAGTTTGAGATGCGGCGGGCTCCCTATCCGCGGTTCGTTCTGGAGATGGCACTGGTCGAGGCGACGGAGGTCCGCTCCATACAGAGTCTTGAGACGCTGCTCGCGCGTCTGGCCGCGCTCGAGGCCGGGTTGCCGTCCGGGCACCGCGTCGACAATCCTGAGGCCGCGGCGCTTCCCATGTTCGCGCCTGGTCCCACGGCGGCGGCGACCGCCCCCCGCGCCCCGGTTGATCCGCCATCACCTGCGCCGGCCGAGCGCGCCACGGGCCCGCGTGATGGCTGGGGCCGCGTCACGCAGGCGCTGGAACGGCAGAAGCGGTCGCTCGCCGCGTTGCTCGCCGAGCCACAGGACGTTGCGTGCGAGGGCGACAGGCTGATCGTCGTCCTGCAGAACGGGAACGCCTTTGCGCGGTCAACGCTGGACGACCCGGAACACCGACGCCTTGTGGCCGCCGCCGCCGCCGAGGTCTTTGGGCGGCCCGTGACCGTTGAGTATCGATTCCAGAGCACAGGCGCCGGGCTGGGGGTGGGCGATTCAACCAAGGGTGCCGCAGGCGGTTCGACGAACTCCGCAATGGGCGAAGGGGAGAAACCGCGTCGGCCTTCGCGACTGGACGAGGCGTACCGCCGTCCGCGCGCTCCCGAGCAGGGGGTCGTCTCGGGACGGCGGACAGCCCCGCCCGATCAGGAGGCGCTGCGGGCTCATCCGATAGTGCGCCGCGCCGTGGAGCTGTTTGACGGTCAAGTCGTTCGGATCAGGGCGAAACAGCCCGAATAG
- a CDS encoding YbaB/EbfC family nucleoid-associated protein — protein MKNLGNLMKQAQRMKAEAERIQAEAAAKRVEGTAGGGMVTVVCNGQGEVVSVKIDPEVAGPDELEMLQDLVVAATNEALRKARELLTQEMGRLTGGLGLPPGLV, from the coding sequence ATGAAGAACCTCGGGAACTTGATGAAGCAGGCGCAACGGATGAAGGCGGAGGCCGAACGGATTCAGGCGGAGGCGGCGGCCAAACGGGTTGAAGGGACGGCCGGCGGCGGGATGGTCACCGTTGTCTGCAACGGGCAGGGCGAGGTCGTCTCGGTGAAGATCGATCCGGAGGTGGCCGGCCCGGACGAATTGGAGATGCTGCAGGACCTTGTCGTGGCGGCCACAAATGAGGCGCTCCGGAAGGCCCGCGAACTGCTGACCCAGGAGATGGGTCGACTGACCGGCGGGTTGGGACTCCCGCCGGGGCTGGTGTAA
- a CDS encoding recombination protein RecR, translating to MSRYAPTLVRLIGELVRLPGIGPKTAQRLTFHLLKVGREEAIALAQAIVELKDRIRSCAVCYNISEGEQCPICADPTRDGSVLCVVEEANDLWAIEKTATFKGRYHVLGGSLSPLEGRGPDQLTAKALLQRLEEGEVKEVILATNPNVEGEATAMYLSRLLKPLAVRVTRIARGLPMGSDLEYADEVTLSKALEGRRDL from the coding sequence GTGTCGCGCTATGCCCCCACCCTGGTTCGGTTGATCGGCGAACTGGTCCGCCTGCCCGGCATCGGGCCCAAGACCGCCCAGCGCCTGACATTTCACCTGCTCAAGGTCGGCAGGGAGGAGGCGATCGCGTTGGCGCAGGCCATCGTCGAGCTGAAGGATCGGATCCGAAGCTGCGCGGTCTGCTACAACATCTCCGAGGGCGAGCAGTGCCCGATCTGCGCGGACCCGACACGCGACGGATCGGTGCTGTGCGTGGTGGAAGAGGCGAACGACCTCTGGGCGATCGAGAAGACCGCGACCTTCAAGGGACGCTACCACGTCCTGGGCGGGTCGCTGTCGCCGCTCGAGGGCCGGGGTCCGGATCAGTTAACGGCGAAGGCCCTTTTGCAACGTCTTGAGGAGGGCGAGGTCAAGGAGGTCATCCTGGCCACCAATCCGAACGTCGAGGGCGAGGCGACCGCAATGTATCTCTCGCGCCTGCTGAAGCCGCTGGCTGTTCGGGTGACGCGCATCGCGCGCGGCCTGCCGATGGGGAGCGACCTGGAGTATGCCGACGAGGTGACGCTGTCCAAGGCGCTGGAAGGACGACGCGACCTGTGA
- a CDS encoding phosphoenolpyruvate carboxykinase (GTP): MPQHRALELWVDQVARVTRPDRIHWCDGSEEERQILIDGMLRDGTLIALNHQRYPGCYLHRSHPSDVARTEHLTFICTAQKEDAGPTNNWMDPTEARAQVGKLFEGSMKGRTMFVIPYLMGPGGSPYSKVGVEITDSPYVVVNMRLMTRMGKIALERLGESGSFVRGLHSLGDLSPDRRFILHFPEERLIWSIGSGYGGNALLGKKCHALRIASWIGREEGWLAEHTLIIGVEDPSGQVTYMAAAFPSACGKTNLAMLVPPADLAGYKVWTVGDDIAWMHIGSDGRLRAINPEAGFFGVAPGTSVKTNPNSMAAVDRNAIFTNVAVTPDGEPWWEGKDPTPPDGLTDWRGNPWRSGEGPAAHPNSRFTTAARQCPSISPSWEDPEGVPISAILFGGRRARVAPLVYQAFNWQHGVFIGAGMASETTAAQSGAVGVTRRDPMAMVPFCGYHMADYFAHWLNMGARIAHPPTIFHVNWFRTDNNGRFLWPGFGENMRVLQWIVERAQGRGKAVETPIGLIPTPDALNLDGLRLSDGVEDELLRIDVDAWTTEQAEQGLLFDRLNPRLPIQIRQEHEALRHRLSRLNAPANTAEPPPAP; encoded by the coding sequence ATGCCTCAACATAGAGCGTTAGAGCTGTGGGTAGATCAGGTAGCGAGGGTCACCCGACCGGATCGGATCCATTGGTGCGACGGGTCGGAGGAGGAACGCCAGATCCTCATTGACGGGATGCTTCGGGACGGAACCCTGATCGCTCTGAACCATCAGCGCTATCCCGGGTGCTACCTGCATCGCAGCCATCCGTCGGACGTCGCCAGGACCGAGCACCTGACCTTCATCTGCACAGCTCAAAAGGAGGATGCCGGCCCCACCAACAACTGGATGGATCCCACAGAGGCGCGCGCGCAGGTCGGAAAGCTGTTTGAGGGGAGCATGAAGGGCCGGACGATGTTTGTCATCCCCTATCTGATGGGCCCCGGCGGTTCCCCCTACAGCAAGGTCGGCGTCGAGATCACCGATAGCCCCTATGTCGTCGTCAACATGCGGCTGATGACCCGCATGGGGAAGATTGCGCTTGAGCGACTGGGCGAGTCCGGGAGCTTTGTTCGCGGGCTGCACTCGCTTGGGGATCTCAGTCCGGATCGCCGTTTCATCCTGCATTTCCCCGAAGAGCGTCTCATCTGGAGCATCGGGTCGGGATACGGAGGCAACGCCCTCCTGGGGAAGAAATGCCACGCCCTTCGCATTGCCAGTTGGATCGGCCGAGAGGAGGGTTGGTTAGCCGAGCATACCCTGATTATCGGGGTGGAGGACCCCTCGGGGCAGGTCACCTATATGGCGGCCGCCTTTCCGAGCGCCTGCGGCAAGACCAACCTGGCCATGCTGGTCCCCCCGGCGGATCTCGCGGGCTATAAGGTGTGGACGGTGGGCGATGACATCGCCTGGATGCACATCGGGTCCGATGGACGGCTGCGGGCCATCAATCCGGAGGCGGGATTCTTCGGCGTTGCGCCCGGCACCAGCGTCAAGACCAATCCGAATAGTATGGCCGCAGTCGATCGAAATGCGATCTTTACCAACGTGGCCGTCACCCCTGACGGCGAGCCGTGGTGGGAAGGGAAGGACCCGACCCCTCCCGACGGCCTCACCGATTGGCGGGGCAACCCGTGGCGTTCCGGGGAGGGACCGGCGGCCCACCCGAACTCGCGGTTTACGACGGCCGCCAGGCAATGCCCGTCAATCTCCCCCAGTTGGGAGGATCCGGAAGGGGTCCCGATCTCGGCCATACTGTTTGGAGGGCGTCGTGCCCGGGTGGCGCCGCTCGTCTATCAGGCATTCAATTGGCAGCACGGTGTCTTTATTGGGGCCGGGATGGCCTCAGAGACGACAGCGGCCCAGTCGGGAGCGGTGGGAGTCACCCGGCGCGATCCGATGGCGATGGTCCCGTTCTGTGGCTATCACATGGCCGACTATTTCGCCCACTGGCTGAATATGGGTGCGCGGATCGCACATCCGCCCACGATTTTCCATGTCAATTGGTTTCGCACCGACAACAACGGCCGGTTCCTCTGGCCCGGTTTTGGCGAGAACATGCGTGTCCTGCAGTGGATCGTGGAGCGTGCACAGGGCCGAGGCAAGGCTGTCGAGACCCCTATCGGGCTCATTCCGACCCCCGACGCGTTGAACCTGGATGGATTGAGGCTGTCGGACGGTGTCGAGGATGAGCTGTTGAGGATCGATGTCGACGCCTGGACGACCGAGCAGGCGGAGCAGGGACTGCTCTTCGACCGGCTGAACCCGCGCCTCCCCATTCAGATCCGACAGGAGCACGAGGCGCTGCGCCACCGGCTCAGTCGTCTCAATGCCCCCGCCAATACCGCCGAGCCCCCGCCTGCCCCGTAG
- a CDS encoding aldo/keto reductase produces MEHRRFGRTGVQVSEIGFGAWGIGKGWWGETDDALSVKALIGALELGITVIDTAHAYGDGHSERLIARAFQEARHRVFVATKVPPKGREWPPREGTTARQAFPADWITTCTEQSLRNLEADRLDLQQLHVWRDEWLGESEWLEAVHRLKQQGKLRFFGVSIMDHRPDSALELVRSGLVDTVQVIYNIFDQSPEAELFPLCRTHDVGVIARVPFDEGGLTGSLTPDTIFPEKSVQSFYFRSDRLRETCERVDRLRPLLGGEIKTVTQLALKFCLSHPAVSTVIPGMRRSEHVEANCAVSDGRPLAPEILAALRTHAWPRNFYQ; encoded by the coding sequence GTGGAACATCGCAGGTTCGGACGCACCGGCGTACAGGTGTCGGAGATCGGGTTCGGGGCCTGGGGAATCGGCAAGGGGTGGTGGGGCGAGACCGACGATGCGCTCTCGGTCAAGGCCCTGATAGGGGCGCTGGAACTGGGCATCACCGTGATCGATACCGCGCATGCCTATGGCGACGGGCACAGCGAGCGACTGATCGCTAGGGCCTTTCAGGAGGCCAGGCATCGCGTCTTCGTCGCCACCAAGGTTCCACCGAAGGGTCGCGAGTGGCCGCCCAGGGAGGGGACAACGGCGCGGCAGGCCTTCCCGGCCGATTGGATCACCACCTGTACCGAGCAGAGCCTCCGAAACCTTGAGGCGGACCGCCTTGACCTGCAGCAGCTTCACGTCTGGCGCGATGAGTGGCTCGGCGAGTCGGAGTGGCTGGAGGCGGTGCATCGGTTAAAGCAGCAGGGAAAGCTCCGGTTCTTCGGCGTCTCCATCATGGATCACCGGCCGGACAGCGCGCTGGAACTGGTCCGGTCCGGGCTGGTCGATACCGTCCAGGTGATCTATAACATCTTCGACCAATCGCCGGAAGCCGAGCTGTTCCCACTCTGTCGGACACATGACGTCGGCGTCATCGCCAGGGTCCCCTTCGACGAAGGGGGCCTGACCGGCAGCCTCACCCCGGACACAATTTTTCCAGAGAAATCAGTGCAGAGCTTCTACTTTCGCAGCGACCGCTTGCGGGAGACGTGCGAACGGGTAGATCGGCTCAGGCCGCTGTTGGGGGGCGAGATCAAGACGGTGACGCAGCTTGCGCTGAAGTTCTGCCTGAGCCACCCGGCAGTCTCTACCGTCATCCCCGGGATGCGCCGGTCAGAGCATGTCGAAGCCAACTGCGCCGTCTCCGACGGCCGGCCGCTCGCCCCCGAGATATTGGCCGCCCTCCGCACCCACGCCTGGCCCCGGAACTTTTACCAGTAA
- a CDS encoding toxin-antitoxin system HicB family antitoxin: protein MVQPHDKYTYRVTWSEDDVEYVGLCAELPSLSWLARTPEAALKGIRKLVREVVADLRRHAEAVPEPLATRHFSGKFMVRVPPDVHRQLAIEAAESGVSLNRLVSATLSRST from the coding sequence ATGGTACAGCCACATGACAAATATACCTATCGGGTGACCTGGTCGGAAGACGATGTCGAATACGTAGGACTGTGCGCGGAGTTGCCGAGCCTGAGCTGGCTAGCGCGTACGCCGGAGGCGGCGTTGAAGGGCATCCGGAAGCTCGTGCGCGAGGTGGTCGCCGACCTGCGCCGCCACGCGGAAGCGGTCCCTGAGCCGCTCGCCACCAGGCATTTCAGCGGCAAGTTCATGGTCCGTGTCCCGCCCGACGTGCATCGGCAATTGGCTATAGAGGCCGCTGAATCCGGGGTGAGTCTCAACCGGCTGGTCAGCGCAACCCTCAGTCGCTCAACGTAA
- a CDS encoding toxin HicA, which produces MSTIAGILEIMRHHPTGVRFADLCKVCDHYFGQARLTSGSHRVYKTPWSGDPRVNIQHHKGYAKAYQVKQVLKAIDRMEMEHGTAT; this is translated from the coding sequence GTGTCGACCATCGCAGGCATCCTTGAGATCATGCGGCATCATCCCACAGGGGTTCGCTTTGCTGACCTGTGCAAGGTCTGCGATCATTATTTCGGGCAAGCCCGACTGACGAGCGGAAGCCATCGCGTGTACAAGACGCCGTGGAGTGGCGATCCGCGGGTCAATATCCAACATCACAAGGGATACGCCAAGGCCTATCAGGTCAAGCAGGTACTCAAGGCAATCGACAGAATGGAGATGGAGCATGGTACAGCCACATGA
- a CDS encoding 2,3-diketo-5-methylthiopentyl-1-phosphate enolase, with translation MDDTWNDYVIATYRLAEGGDWTRKAETIALGMTVGSWPHLPADRLAALQRHVGRVVSVDASLIRIAYPLANLTPDLPALLTATFGKLSMDGKIRLLDLTLPPDFAAAFPGPKLGVEGVREKLGVRDRPLLMSIFKSCVGLTLAELAEGFFRQALGGVDLIKDDEILFNDADAPFEQRLEACLRAAERARRETGQPVLYAINLTGPVHRLPEKARRAVRLGANALLINVLPYGFDVLQRLAEDPEITVPLVAHPALAGALYPSHEYGIAAPLLLGTLMRLAGADLVLFPSPYGGMALDRSVALDLARRLRDTTSLPCRPALPVPSAGIHPGLVPHMMDDFGPDVVINAGGSIHGHPGGAAAGGRAFRAAIAAGVAGVALEQAAAQSHELQAALDQWGGGRPRIPKGFPVA, from the coding sequence GTGGACGATACCTGGAACGACTATGTCATTGCGACCTATCGGCTGGCCGAGGGGGGCGATTGGACGCGGAAGGCCGAGACGATCGCGCTGGGGATGACGGTCGGCAGTTGGCCCCACCTTCCTGCTGACCGACTGGCGGCTCTTCAGCGCCACGTCGGCCGCGTCGTGTCGGTGGATGCGAGCCTGATTCGGATCGCCTATCCGCTTGCGAACCTTACGCCTGACCTGCCGGCGCTGCTGACCGCTACCTTCGGCAAGCTCTCCATGGACGGGAAGATCCGCCTGCTGGACCTTACCCTGCCGCCCGACTTCGCTGCCGCCTTTCCCGGGCCGAAGCTCGGGGTGGAGGGGGTCCGCGAGAAACTCGGGGTCCGTGATCGGCCGCTGCTCATGAGCATCTTCAAATCATGTGTAGGCCTGACGCTGGCTGAGCTGGCCGAGGGCTTTTTCCGGCAGGCGTTGGGCGGCGTCGATCTGATCAAGGATGACGAGATCCTCTTCAACGACGCCGACGCGCCCTTCGAGCAGCGCCTGGAGGCGTGTCTGCGGGCGGCCGAGCGGGCACGGCGCGAGACGGGCCAGCCCGTCCTGTATGCGATCAACCTGACCGGTCCGGTGCATCGGCTTCCCGAGAAGGCGAGGCGGGCCGTGCGGCTTGGTGCGAATGCGCTGCTCATCAACGTCCTGCCCTACGGTTTTGATGTCCTGCAGCGACTGGCGGAGGATCCGGAGATTACAGTTCCCCTTGTCGCCCACCCGGCACTGGCCGGAGCGCTCTATCCGTCCCACGAATACGGCATCGCCGCGCCCCTGTTGTTGGGGACACTGATGCGGCTGGCCGGGGCCGACCTGGTTCTGTTTCCGTCTCCGTATGGTGGGATGGCGCTGGATCGCTCTGTGGCGCTTGATCTGGCCCGACGACTCAGAGATACGACCAGCCTCCCGTGTCGTCCTGCCTTACCTGTGCCGTCCGCCGGGATCCACCCCGGCCTGGTGCCGCACATGATGGACGACTTCGGCCCCGATGTCGTCATCAATGCCGGAGGCAGCATCCATGGCCATCCGGGCGGTGCGGCTGCCGGCGGGCGGGCCTTCCGCGCGGCAATCGCCGCCGGCGTGGCCGGTGTTGCGCTGGAGCAGGCCGCCGCGCAGAGCCATGAACTGCAGGCCGCCCTGGACCAGTGGGGTGGCGGCAGGCCCAGAATCCCCAAAGGGTTTCCGGTGGCATGA
- the mtnX gene encoding 2-hydroxy-3-keto-5-methylthiopentenyl-1-phosphate phosphatase (converts 2-hydroxy-3-keto-5-methylthiopentenyl-1-phosphate to 1,2-dihydroxy-3-keto-5-methylthiopentene; involved in methionine salvage), producing the protein MSRQTVVFCDFDGTAAEQEVIVALFRAFGPPGWEGVRDAIIGGSMSVREGVGGIFARIPSSRVPEMVAYARRTTSLRRGFWEFLDYCRVHDHRFLLTSGGVDFFIYPILDGILSRDQIYCNGSDCSGSTVRILWPHACDEQCRADCGMCKPSIMRRFPPEQYRRVVIGDGVTDLQAAKLADLVIARDLLIVKCQETGIPYEPFETFYDVMALLDRMKAAAHR; encoded by the coding sequence ATGAGCCGGCAGACGGTTGTCTTCTGCGACTTCGACGGGACCGCCGCCGAGCAGGAGGTCATAGTCGCGCTCTTTCGGGCGTTCGGACCGCCCGGATGGGAGGGGGTGCGCGACGCGATCATCGGCGGATCTATGAGTGTGCGGGAGGGGGTCGGCGGCATCTTTGCCCGTATCCCGTCGTCCCGGGTCCCGGAGATGGTGGCGTATGCACGCCGGACAACCTCCTTACGGCGCGGGTTTTGGGAGTTTCTGGACTACTGCCGGGTGCATGATCATCGATTCCTGCTGACCAGCGGCGGGGTCGATTTCTTCATTTACCCCATCCTGGACGGGATTCTCTCAAGGGATCAGATCTACTGCAATGGAAGCGACTGCAGCGGCTCTACGGTGCGGATTCTGTGGCCTCATGCTTGCGACGAGCAGTGTCGGGCCGACTGCGGCATGTGCAAGCCCAGCATCATGCGACGCTTCCCGCCCGAGCAGTACCGGCGGGTGGTGATCGGGGACGGGGTCACCGACCTGCAGGCGGCCAAGCTGGCCGACCTGGTCATCGCGCGCGATCTGTTGATTGTGAAGTGTCAAGAGACCGGGATCCCTTATGAGCCCTTCGAGACCTTCTATGATGTCATGGCGCTGCTCGATCGCATGAAAGCAGCAGCGCACCGATGA
- the mtnB gene encoding methylthioribulose 1-phosphate dehydratase — MTTHAMEQARTALAEIAASFARRGWFPATSGNLSARVSAPDKPLLLMVSASGRDKASMTTADFLLVDDSLKPVEPGALRPSAETAVHARIYEATGCGCVLHVHTVWNNLIAELFAPQGEVMLRDLEMLKGLDIWEEAAAIRVPIVKNLFHLPALADAVVARITDPRVPGALIRRHGLYAWGANPFEARRHVEAFEFMWEYLFRWWSVQRGSLPSTMVEAGQGSVVGG; from the coding sequence ATGACGACTCACGCCATGGAGCAGGCCCGGACGGCCCTGGCCGAGATCGCCGCGAGCTTCGCCCGGCGGGGATGGTTTCCCGCGACCAGCGGCAATCTCTCGGCGCGGGTCAGCGCCCCGGACAAGCCGCTCCTGCTGATGGTTTCCGCCAGCGGTCGAGATAAGGCGTCGATGACGACAGCCGACTTCCTCCTTGTAGACGACTCATTGAAGCCTGTGGAGCCTGGGGCTTTACGCCCGTCGGCCGAGACAGCGGTTCATGCCCGCATCTACGAGGCCACGGGATGCGGTTGCGTCTTGCACGTGCACACCGTGTGGAATAACCTGATCGCAGAACTGTTCGCCCCCCAGGGCGAGGTGATGCTTCGGGATCTTGAAATGCTCAAGGGGCTCGACATCTGGGAGGAGGCGGCTGCGATCCGGGTTCCCATCGTGAAAAATCTCTTCCATCTGCCTGCCTTGGCGGATGCCGTCGTCGCGCGGATTACCGATCCGCGGGTGCCCGGGGCGCTTATCCGACGCCATGGACTGTATGCCTGGGGCGCGAACCCGTTCGAGGCGAGGCGACACGTCGAAGCCTTTGAGTTTATGTGGGAATACCTATTCCGGTGGTGGTCCGTCCAGCGAGGGAGCCTTCCGTCCACGATGGTAGAGGCTGGGCAGGGAAGCGTTGTGGGAGGCTAA
- a CDS encoding acireductone dioxygenase, giving the protein MATIRLRTGNRLIEEPGEMASFLEGEDLIYRNWNVSKLRAELRDNYALTEIEKAEILATFKEEVESLKAEGGYVAADVVVLSEKTPDLETLLGKFGREHHHSEDEVRFVVDGHGIFTIRGRRGRYFELTVGPGDLITVPAGTRHWFTLAEDRRIKCIRLFQDPSGWAAIYDDAPVAF; this is encoded by the coding sequence ATGGCGACAATCAGGTTGCGGACTGGGAATCGGCTCATCGAAGAGCCCGGGGAGATGGCGAGTTTTCTCGAGGGCGAGGACCTCATCTACCGCAACTGGAACGTGTCGAAGCTGCGCGCAGAATTACGAGACAACTATGCTCTGACCGAGATCGAAAAGGCGGAGATTCTGGCAACATTTAAAGAGGAGGTAGAATCACTCAAGGCCGAAGGAGGATATGTTGCGGCCGATGTTGTTGTCCTCTCCGAAAAGACCCCCGACCTGGAAACGCTGCTCGGCAAGTTCGGTCGGGAGCACCACCACAGCGAGGACGAGGTGCGATTTGTGGTGGACGGCCACGGCATCTTCACGATCCGCGGGCGGCGTGGCCGCTACTTCGAGCTGACCGTCGGTCCCGGCGATCTCATCACGGTACCTGCGGGTACCCGCCACTGGTTTACGCTGGCCGAGGATCGGCGGATCAAGTGCATTCGCCTCTTCCAGGACCCTTCGGGTTGGGCTGCCATCTACGACGACGCCCCCGTGGCGTTTTAA